A genomic stretch from Lathyrus oleraceus cultivar Zhongwan6 chromosome 2, CAAS_Psat_ZW6_1.0, whole genome shotgun sequence includes:
- the LOC127123451 gene encoding uncharacterized protein LOC127123451: MQTLFGFHLMKGYGETITDKMIVEKWGHLAKHRWYRKDKGLTKGKDKGANFARQDSDDYDDMVVMAAVADEHVESKIWFLGSCYSNHMIGKKVWLVDFYESKKSRVKLAENSSLKAEGTGNIVIQGSNGAKALIKDILDVPRMKCNLLSCWVIGRKGVLGGYEIWRLRNFRHPE; this comes from the exons ATGCAAACTCTATTTGGATTTCATCTCATGAAGGGTTATGGTGAAACCAtaactgataagatgatagttgagaag TGGGGTCATTTGGCCAAGCATCGTTGGTACAGGAAAGACAAAGGGTTGACAAAAGGCAAGGATAAAGGAGCGAACTTTGCACGTCAAGATTCAGATGATTATGATGATATGGTGGTTATGGCTGCAGTTGCAGATGAACATGTCGAGTCCAAGATCTGGTTCCTCGGCTCATGCTACTCGAATCACATGATTGGTAAAAAAGTATGGTTAGTAGATTTCTACGAATCGAAGAAGAGCAGGGTCAAACTTGCTGAAAATAGCTCGTTGAAAGCTGAAGGTACTGGAAACATAGTTATTCAAGGGAGTAATGGAGCAAAAGCCTTGATAAAAGATATACTCGATGTCCCTAGAATGAAATGCAATTTGCTAAGTTGTTGGGTAATTGGTCGAAAAGGGGTTCTCGGTGGTTATGAAATATGGCGCCTTAGAAATTTTCGACATCCAGAATAA